From Echinicola soli, a single genomic window includes:
- the cobA gene encoding uroporphyrinogen-III C-methyltransferase produces the protein MISPITPKLTLVGAGPGDPELITLKGILALGKADVILYDALVDKALLKHATENAIKVFVGKRHGCKWNPQQDTNKLIVEYALKHGHVVRLKGGDPFVFGRGAEEIDYVQQFGIETEVVPGITSSIAVPAYQGIPVTKRGVSESFWVITGTTSSGQLSRDVQLATQSTATVVILMGTRKLPEIVAAFRQGGRENTPIALIQSGTTSEEKVVAGHIHDIEHKVQASGIGAPAVIVIGDVVRESPKLMEVYREAISV, from the coding sequence ATGATATCACCCATCACACCGAAATTGACCTTGGTCGGTGCCGGCCCAGGTGATCCAGAACTGATCACCCTTAAAGGCATATTGGCACTGGGAAAGGCGGATGTGATACTTTATGATGCGTTAGTGGATAAGGCACTCCTCAAACATGCCACTGAAAATGCCATTAAGGTATTTGTAGGAAAGCGGCATGGGTGCAAGTGGAATCCCCAACAGGATACCAACAAGTTGATCGTAGAATACGCCCTAAAGCACGGTCATGTAGTACGGTTAAAAGGTGGAGACCCTTTTGTGTTTGGACGGGGAGCTGAAGAAATAGACTATGTGCAGCAATTTGGCATTGAAACAGAAGTAGTTCCAGGCATCACCTCCAGCATTGCTGTACCCGCTTATCAGGGAATTCCTGTGACAAAGCGTGGTGTTTCAGAGAGCTTTTGGGTGATTACAGGTACGACTTCATCAGGACAACTGTCCCGTGATGTGCAGCTGGCAACTCAATCCACAGCAACGGTGGTCATCTTGATGGGCACCAGAAAACTTCCGGAAATCGTAGCAGCATTTCGTCAGGGGGGAAGAGAAAACACCCCCATTGCCCTGATCCAAAGTGGCACTACATCGGAAGAAAAAGTGGTTGCCGGCCATATTCATGATATCGAACATAAAGTACAGGCATCTGGCATTGGAGCACCCGCAGTTATCGTCATTGGCGACGTGGTGCGCGAGAGTCCTAAATTAATGGAAGTATATAGAGAAGCTATCAGTGTATAG
- a CDS encoding phosphoadenylyl-sulfate reductase → MKKNLLKDLSVRLDNLSISEALAQLCELFPGKVVFSTSLGQEDQVITEIIAKYNLPVKIFTLDTGRLFYETYDLLARTESRYKIKIKPYYPNTSTVEKLVGDIGINGFYESPENRKSCCYVRKVEPLKRALAGNSIWITGLRSEQSNNRSSMQKLEWDEGNQIMKFNPLLDWTMDEMLQYISDHKIPYNPLHDKGFASIGCAPCTRAIEPGEDPRAGRWWWEVSHKECGLHIK, encoded by the coding sequence ATGAAAAAGAACCTTTTGAAAGATTTGTCAGTACGGCTTGATAACCTCTCCATCTCTGAGGCGTTAGCGCAGCTGTGTGAATTGTTTCCGGGAAAGGTTGTGTTCTCCACCTCATTGGGTCAGGAAGACCAGGTGATTACAGAAATCATCGCCAAGTATAATCTTCCAGTAAAAATCTTTACCTTGGACACTGGAAGGTTATTTTATGAGACCTATGACCTTTTGGCCAGAACCGAAAGCAGATATAAGATTAAGATCAAGCCTTACTATCCCAATACCAGCACTGTAGAGAAACTGGTCGGTGATATAGGGATCAATGGATTTTATGAATCCCCGGAGAACAGAAAAAGCTGTTGCTACGTTCGTAAGGTAGAGCCCCTTAAACGGGCACTTGCGGGAAACAGTATCTGGATTACCGGTCTGCGCTCCGAGCAAAGCAACAACCGAAGTTCCATGCAAAAACTGGAATGGGACGAAGGTAACCAAATCATGAAATTCAACCCCCTGCTGGACTGGACCATGGATGAAATGCTCCAATACATCAGCGACCACAAAATCCCATATAACCCACTTCATGACAAAGGATTCGCCAGCATTGGCTGCGCACCCTGTACCCGGGCCATCGAGCCCGGTGAAGACCCACGAGCCGGCAGATGGTGGTGGGAAGTTTCGCATAAAGAATGTGGATTACATATAAAATAG
- a CDS encoding RrF2 family transcriptional regulator → MLSKKTKYAFHALTYLGKHKEEGSVLIQDIAAEHGISHKFLENILLELKKAGFLGSKKGKGGGYYLIKEPKDIPLSRIIRLLDGPIALLPCVSLNYYEACEECRDQEKCGLNQVMIQVRDETLNILENKTLSDILDKE, encoded by the coding sequence ATGTTATCCAAAAAAACCAAATATGCCTTTCATGCGTTGACCTACTTGGGAAAGCATAAGGAAGAAGGCTCTGTATTGATACAAGACATTGCCGCTGAGCACGGTATCTCACATAAATTTCTGGAAAATATCTTGCTTGAATTAAAGAAGGCAGGTTTTTTGGGAAGTAAAAAAGGAAAAGGTGGTGGCTATTACCTGATCAAAGAACCAAAGGACATTCCATTGTCAAGGATAATCCGACTTTTGGATGGCCCGATAGCCCTCTTACCTTGTGTAAGTTTAAACTATTACGAAGCCTGCGAAGAGTGTAGGGATCAAGAGAAATGTGGATTAAATCAAGTAATGATTCAAGTGAGAGACGAGACACTTAATATATTGGAAAACAAGACCTTATCTGATATACTGGATAAAGAATAA
- a CDS encoding DUF2061 domain-containing protein translates to MIFDQSIKKWFVDEEGKDTNVKSVLKSVSWRVVGTIDTMVISYLITGQIKTALSIGSIEVVSKMVLYYFHERAWARVSDNK, encoded by the coding sequence ATGATTTTTGATCAATCTATCAAAAAATGGTTTGTAGATGAAGAAGGAAAAGACACCAATGTAAAGAGTGTTTTGAAATCCGTTTCCTGGAGGGTAGTGGGCACTATTGACACCATGGTGATTTCCTACCTGATCACAGGACAGATAAAGACAGCATTGTCCATCGGCTCTATAGAAGTAGTAAGCAAAATGGTGCTTTACTATTTTCACGAAAGGGCTTGGGCGAGAGTATCCGATAACAAATAA
- a CDS encoding sulfate adenylyltransferase subunit 1 codes for MSTENRKLINIATAGSVDDGKSTLIGRLLYDTKSLTTDKLEAIERNSKQKGFDYLDFSLATDGLVAEREQGITIDVAHIYFNTENTNYIIADTPGHVEYTRNMVTGASTSAAAIILIDARKGVIEQTYRHFFINNLLRVGRVIVAVNKMDLVDYDQQVYEEIKSDFEALIEKSNYTEDQVRFIPVSALHGDNIAGGSDNMDWYEGPSLLDYLEGLEIDESEDNSAARFPVQYVVRPKTDAHHDFRGFAGKLYGGKLAVGDEVTVLPSFTSSKVKSINFFDQEFEEAIPGSSITITLEDEVNVSRGDMLVKSNELPKSEKQLSATICQVNSRPLRTGAKYILQHGVNQVLAKVDSIEGLVHTDFSGSEGTDQLKLNDIGKVNFRLSKPIHFDPYQESKSNGSFILIDEGSFDTTSVGFIQ; via the coding sequence ATGAGCACCGAAAATAGAAAACTGATCAATATCGCGACGGCAGGAAGTGTGGATGACGGAAAAAGTACCCTTATCGGAAGACTACTTTATGATACAAAGTCACTGACCACTGATAAACTGGAAGCCATTGAGCGAAATAGTAAGCAAAAAGGCTTTGATTACCTTGACTTTTCACTGGCCACGGACGGCCTGGTAGCGGAAAGGGAACAAGGAATCACCATTGATGTGGCTCACATCTATTTCAACACCGAAAATACAAACTACATTATCGCAGACACTCCCGGCCACGTGGAGTATACCCGAAACATGGTGACAGGAGCTTCCACCTCCGCCGCTGCCATCATCCTGATCGATGCCCGAAAAGGAGTGATCGAGCAGACCTACCGCCATTTCTTCATCAATAACCTCCTTCGCGTAGGCCGTGTGATCGTGGCCGTAAACAAGATGGACCTGGTAGATTATGATCAGCAGGTATACGAAGAGATCAAAAGTGATTTTGAAGCGCTGATCGAGAAAAGTAACTACACGGAAGACCAAGTGAGGTTCATTCCGGTAAGCGCCCTCCATGGTGACAATATCGCCGGTGGATCCGATAACATGGACTGGTACGAAGGACCATCCCTATTGGACTACCTGGAAGGGCTAGAAATCGATGAATCAGAAGACAACAGTGCCGCGAGGTTCCCAGTGCAATATGTGGTCAGACCAAAAACAGATGCACACCATGACTTCCGTGGATTTGCGGGCAAACTTTACGGCGGCAAGCTTGCTGTAGGTGATGAAGTGACGGTACTGCCTTCCTTCACCAGCAGCAAAGTAAAATCCATCAACTTCTTCGATCAGGAGTTTGAAGAAGCCATTCCGGGCAGCTCAATCACCATCACACTGGAAGACGAGGTCAATGTGAGTCGCGGTGACATGCTGGTAAAATCCAACGAACTGCCTAAATCCGAAAAACAGCTGTCTGCCACAATCTGTCAAGTAAACAGCAGACCATTACGAACAGGAGCAAAATACATCCTTCAACATGGCGTAAACCAAGTGTTGGCAAAAGTAGATAGCATAGAGGGCTTGGTACATACCGATTTCTCCGGATCAGAGGGGACGGACCAGTTGAAGTTAAATGATATCGGTAAAGTGAACTTCAGGCTCAGCAAGCCCATTCACTTTGATCCCTACCAGGAAAGCAAGTCAAACGGTAGCTTTATCCTTATCGATGAGGGCTCCTTTGACACGACCAGCGTAGGGTTCATCCAATAG
- a CDS encoding HEPN domain-containing protein, whose translation MQSFRTEIENPIVEKDIIELEKKISLFKDGKIDEEKFRSLRLARGVYGQRQPGVQMIRIKLPYGKVTGKQLHRICKVSDEYSTGRLHITTRQDIQIHYVSLDRTPELWAELEKDEVTLREACGNTVRNVTASETAGVDPKEPFDVTPYADATFKYMLRNPICQEMGRKFKMAFSATEDDTALTYLHDLGFIPQVKTINGEEVRGFKVLLGGGLGSQPRHADVIEEFLATDKLIPFIEGVVRVFDRHGERAKRMKARMKFLVKDIGVEEFMKLVNEEQKALQFQSYPIDHKSYEAARTLPNPEIPAVETPTGEAYERWLNTNVLPQKQEGYVSIGIKVHLGDFYTDKARKLADLVSKYANDEIRLSLRQNILIRDVKEEAVPFFYRELEKLDFVAYGYDTLGDLTACPGTDTCNLGIASSTGAAHVLEEVIFKEYPQYLSNTNLSIKISGCMNACGQHNMASIGFQGMSIKVGKSVIPALQVLLGGATLGQGQGRFADKVIKIPSKRAPQALRLILDDYAKNAEKDEVFVEYYDRQGQMYFYEFLKPLTSTDDIVDSDYIDWGNEQEYVKAVGVGECAGVVIDLVATLLLEAREKLANAEDSFNDKKWSDSIYHTYATLVNTAKAILVSEGKKTNSYADIVKQFDETFVDSGKIALDGSFADIVYEIQQNEPTEDFAKAYYEKAEKVYHTISDYRAKEVEA comes from the coding sequence ATGCAAAGCTTTAGAACTGAGATAGAAAATCCCATTGTGGAAAAAGACATTATCGAACTTGAGAAGAAAATTTCGCTTTTTAAGGACGGTAAAATAGATGAAGAAAAATTCAGAAGTCTTCGGTTGGCCAGAGGTGTATACGGCCAGCGCCAGCCGGGTGTACAGATGATACGGATCAAATTGCCTTATGGAAAAGTAACCGGCAAACAGCTGCACAGAATCTGTAAGGTTTCTGATGAATATTCCACCGGCAGGCTACACATTACCACTCGCCAAGATATCCAAATCCACTATGTAAGCTTGGACAGAACGCCTGAGCTTTGGGCGGAACTGGAAAAGGATGAAGTAACACTTCGTGAGGCCTGCGGAAATACCGTCAGGAATGTCACTGCTTCAGAAACTGCCGGTGTTGATCCCAAAGAGCCGTTTGACGTAACTCCTTACGCAGATGCTACCTTTAAGTACATGCTGAGAAACCCGATCTGCCAAGAGATGGGCAGGAAGTTCAAAATGGCCTTTTCAGCGACTGAAGATGACACTGCCCTGACTTACCTGCACGACTTGGGCTTTATCCCGCAGGTAAAAACAATCAATGGTGAAGAAGTACGTGGTTTCAAAGTGCTTCTCGGAGGGGGCCTTGGATCCCAGCCCAGACATGCTGATGTGATCGAAGAGTTTTTGGCCACCGATAAGTTGATTCCTTTTATAGAAGGTGTAGTCAGGGTTTTTGACCGACACGGCGAGCGTGCCAAAAGGATGAAGGCCAGGATGAAATTCCTGGTAAAAGATATCGGCGTAGAGGAGTTTATGAAGTTGGTAAACGAGGAACAAAAAGCCTTGCAATTCCAATCCTATCCGATCGACCATAAAAGCTATGAAGCGGCCAGGACTCTTCCAAATCCTGAAATTCCTGCAGTGGAAACCCCCACTGGAGAAGCCTATGAAAGATGGCTAAACACCAATGTACTCCCTCAAAAACAAGAAGGGTACGTATCCATAGGCATCAAAGTACACTTGGGGGACTTCTATACAGACAAAGCTCGTAAATTGGCTGATTTAGTAAGCAAATACGCCAATGACGAAATCCGTCTTAGCTTACGCCAGAACATCCTGATCAGGGATGTAAAAGAAGAAGCAGTACCATTCTTCTATCGGGAATTGGAAAAACTGGATTTTGTAGCGTATGGCTATGATACGTTGGGAGACCTGACGGCATGTCCGGGCACAGATACCTGTAACTTGGGTATTGCCAGCAGTACAGGAGCCGCACATGTGCTGGAAGAGGTGATTTTCAAGGAGTATCCCCAATACCTGTCCAACACAAACCTGAGCATCAAAATCTCTGGCTGTATGAACGCCTGTGGCCAGCACAACATGGCTTCTATCGGGTTTCAGGGCATGTCCATCAAAGTGGGCAAATCCGTCATTCCTGCCTTGCAGGTCTTGCTTGGTGGAGCCACTTTGGGACAAGGGCAAGGGAGATTTGCGGATAAAGTCATTAAAATCCCGAGTAAACGAGCCCCTCAAGCTCTCCGCCTGATCCTTGACGACTATGCAAAAAATGCAGAAAAGGACGAGGTATTCGTAGAATATTATGACCGTCAGGGACAAATGTATTTCTATGAATTCTTGAAGCCATTGACCAGCACGGATGATATTGTGGACAGTGATTATATCGACTGGGGCAATGAGCAGGAATATGTCAAAGCTGTCGGTGTCGGGGAATGTGCCGGTGTGGTCATCGACTTGGTAGCTACCTTGCTATTGGAAGCCAGGGAAAAACTGGCCAATGCAGAGGATAGCTTCAATGACAAAAAATGGTCAGACAGCATCTACCACACCTATGCCACACTTGTAAATACTGCAAAGGCTATCTTGGTTTCTGAAGGTAAGAAAACCAATTCCTATGCAGATATCGTTAAGCAGTTTGACGAAACTTTCGTAGATTCAGGGAAAATCGCACTGGATGGCAGCTTTGCGGATATCGTGTATGAAATTCAGCAAAATGAACCTACCGAGGATTTTGCGAAGGCATACTATGAAAAAGCCGAAAAAGTATACCATACCATTAGCGATTACAGAGCCAAGGAGGTAGAAGCATGA
- a CDS encoding uracil-DNA glycosylase family protein → MKRLLEEIKACQVCIDKLPMGANPIVTGSPRSKIVIIGQAPGKIVHESGIPWNDKSGDNLRKWLDVDSATFYDPDKIALVPMGFCYPGRGKSGDLPPRPECAPLWHRQLMEMMKEVQLSILVGSYAQAYYLESRSRKTLTETVKNFHEYLPEYLPLPHPSPRNNIWQAKNPWFGEEVLPTLKMQVRKILDE, encoded by the coding sequence ATGAAACGATTATTAGAAGAAATAAAAGCTTGCCAAGTGTGCATTGACAAACTTCCAATGGGAGCCAATCCCATCGTCACAGGAAGCCCACGAAGCAAGATCGTTATCATCGGCCAGGCACCGGGCAAAATCGTCCACGAATCAGGCATACCCTGGAATGACAAAAGCGGAGATAACCTGCGCAAATGGCTGGATGTGGACAGTGCTACCTTTTATGATCCCGACAAAATCGCCTTAGTGCCCATGGGGTTCTGCTATCCGGGAAGGGGAAAATCAGGCGATCTGCCCCCGCGGCCCGAATGCGCACCGCTTTGGCATCGACAGCTTATGGAAATGATGAAGGAAGTGCAGCTGAGCATCTTGGTGGGCAGTTATGCGCAGGCTTATTATTTGGAAAGCCGCTCGCGGAAAACACTGACCGAGACGGTGAAAAATTTCCATGAATACCTGCCAGAATATTTGCCGCTGCCCCATCCGTCTCCGCGAAACAATATCTGGCAAGCCAAAAACCCTTGGTTTGGAGAGGAGGTGCTGCCTACATTGAAAATGCAGGTAAGGAAGATTTTGGATGAATAA
- the htpG gene encoding molecular chaperone HtpG has protein sequence MQEKGTISIHTENIFPIIKKFLYSDNEIFLRELVSNAVDATQKVKRLATLGQYTGDLGDLTVEVSFDKEKKTITIADKGLGMTADEIKKYINQIAFSGATEFVEKFKDAKDANEIIGKFGLGFYSAFMVAHRVDIHSLSYQEGAKPAKWTCDGSTSFEISEGDRTERGTEIVLHINEESEEFLDKWKLQEILDKYCKFLPIPIKFETKTENVEDGKDDEGNPAYKSVEVDNIINTTQPIWTKAPSDLKDEDYLAFYKELYPMSEDPLFWIHLNVDYPFNLTGVLYFPKVKNEFELQRNKIKLFSRQVFITDEVKDIVPEFLMLLHGVIDSPDIPLNVSRSFLQADGNVKKINSYITKKVADKLSELFKKDRVSYESKWNDIGLFVKYGMVSEDKFYDKAKDFALLKNTKGEFYTLPEYQEKVKAAQTDKDEQTIFLYSTDPEKQNTFIESANKKDYDVLALDSPIDSHFINNLEQKLEKTSLKRVDADVVDKLIKKEESTSNVLTEEQSKQVKEVFEKAIANQSYTVEVEGLSPEELPVTITMEEFMRRMKDMAQTGGGMGFYGAMPDNYKVAINGNHKIIDKILKAEGEEEKGRLAKQAFDLAKLSQGMLSGKDLTEFVKRSVDLI, from the coding sequence ATGCAGGAAAAAGGTACAATCTCGATCCATACCGAGAATATTTTCCCGATTATCAAGAAGTTTCTTTATTCGGACAATGAGATTTTTCTCAGAGAACTGGTATCCAACGCAGTGGATGCTACCCAAAAGGTAAAACGACTAGCGACACTGGGGCAATACACAGGTGATTTGGGTGATCTGACCGTTGAAGTAAGTTTTGATAAGGAGAAGAAGACCATTACCATCGCCGATAAAGGCCTGGGCATGACGGCAGACGAAATCAAAAAGTACATCAATCAGATTGCTTTTTCTGGTGCCACGGAATTCGTGGAGAAATTTAAAGACGCCAAGGATGCCAATGAAATCATCGGTAAATTTGGACTGGGTTTTTACTCTGCCTTTATGGTGGCCCATCGGGTGGACATCCATTCTCTCTCTTACCAAGAAGGCGCCAAACCTGCCAAATGGACATGTGATGGCAGTACTTCATTCGAAATTTCCGAAGGAGATCGTACCGAGCGCGGTACTGAAATCGTCCTCCACATCAATGAAGAATCCGAGGAGTTTCTGGACAAGTGGAAACTTCAGGAAATCCTGGACAAATACTGCAAATTCCTGCCCATCCCGATCAAGTTCGAGACCAAAACCGAAAATGTAGAAGATGGTAAAGATGATGAGGGCAACCCTGCATACAAATCCGTAGAAGTAGATAACATCATCAATACTACTCAGCCGATCTGGACCAAGGCACCGAGCGACTTGAAAGATGAGGATTACCTCGCCTTTTACAAAGAGCTGTATCCCATGAGTGAGGATCCGCTATTCTGGATCCACCTGAATGTAGACTATCCTTTTAACCTGACAGGGGTACTTTATTTCCCTAAAGTGAAAAATGAGTTTGAGCTACAGCGCAATAAAATCAAGCTCTTCTCAAGGCAAGTCTTCATTACCGACGAGGTGAAAGATATCGTTCCAGAGTTCCTGATGTTGCTGCATGGTGTGATCGATTCTCCGGATATTCCATTGAACGTATCACGAAGCTTTTTGCAGGCCGATGGTAATGTAAAAAAGATCAACAGCTATATCACCAAAAAGGTAGCCGATAAGCTGAGTGAGCTGTTCAAAAAAGATCGAGTATCTTACGAATCCAAATGGAATGACATTGGCCTGTTCGTAAAATATGGCATGGTCAGCGAAGACAAGTTCTATGACAAAGCGAAGGATTTTGCTTTGCTGAAAAATACAAAAGGCGAATTTTACACCCTTCCAGAATACCAGGAAAAGGTAAAAGCTGCCCAGACAGACAAAGACGAACAGACCATATTCCTGTACAGTACTGATCCTGAAAAGCAAAATACCTTTATCGAATCTGCCAACAAGAAAGACTACGACGTACTTGCACTGGATTCTCCGATAGACAGTCACTTTATCAACAACCTGGAGCAGAAGCTGGAGAAAACGTCCCTCAAGCGAGTAGATGCCGATGTAGTGGATAAACTGATCAAGAAAGAAGAAAGTACCAGCAATGTACTGACTGAAGAGCAAAGCAAGCAGGTAAAAGAGGTCTTCGAAAAAGCCATTGCCAACCAAAGCTATACCGTGGAAGTGGAAGGCCTCAGCCCAGAGGAGCTTCCAGTTACCATCACCATGGAAGAGTTTATGCGCAGGATGAAAGACATGGCACAGACCGGTGGAGGCATGGGCTTTTATGGAGCTATGCCCGATAATTACAAAGTAGCCATCAACGGCAACCACAAGATCATCGACAAAATTCTCAAGGCAGAAGGAGAAGAAGAGAAAGGTCGCTTGGCCAAGCAGGCATTTGACCTTGCAAAACTTTCCCAAGGCATGCTATCCGGGAAGGACTTGACCGAGTTTGTGAAAAGAAGTGTGGACCTGATTTAA
- a CDS encoding precorrin-2 dehydrogenase/sirohydrochlorin ferrochelatase family protein, which produces MNELYPVFLKVAHLDTLIVGGGNVGLEKLSFLLKSSPKAKVTVLAKEISDEIKAIAAKTDNLQLIEAAYSKAYLENRHIVIGATDDKEVNKQIQQDAKAKHLLVNIADTPELCDFYLGGIVTKGNVKIAISTNGKSPTTAKRLRQFLEEVIPDDINEMVENIHQYRDTLKGDFEYKVEALNKLTKELLVK; this is translated from the coding sequence ATGAATGAACTTTACCCCGTGTTTCTAAAAGTAGCACACCTGGACACTTTGATCGTAGGAGGAGGTAATGTGGGACTGGAAAAATTATCTTTTTTGCTCAAATCCAGCCCTAAGGCCAAGGTAACTGTTCTAGCCAAAGAAATCTCAGATGAGATCAAGGCGATTGCAGCCAAAACAGACAATCTGCAGCTTATCGAAGCCGCCTATAGTAAGGCTTATCTCGAAAACCGTCACATCGTTATTGGAGCCACTGACGATAAAGAAGTAAATAAGCAGATCCAACAGGACGCCAAAGCCAAGCATCTGTTAGTAAATATCGCCGATACGCCAGAGCTGTGTGATTTTTACCTGGGTGGCATCGTCACCAAAGGCAATGTAAAAATCGCCATTAGCACCAATGGCAAATCACCTACCACCGCCAAGCGACTCCGTCAATTTCTGGAAGAAGTCATCCCTGATGACATTAACGAAATGGTGGAAAACATCCACCAATACCGGGATACGCTAAAAGGTGACTTCGAATACAAAGTAGAAGCCCTGAACAAGCTTACCAAAGAGCTTTTGGTAAAGTAA
- a CDS encoding formyl transferase, which yields MKIVVISECKPREMIVINKILQFQPRAVVVQPSFSKKKKKRGVEVLAKRMLAKLRHRALKRKMAVTGEESGAILNKVTFDAKLLNSPEGIEFIRRLSPDLLITCRAPLLGHEITQIPKLATINIHYGIAPEYRGNDTLFWALYQKDYGQVGGTIHHISQGVDTGNILARVYPALGPDDDETSVDIKTSQLLADTLYKYLEKIVQARQPIPGIIQQGKGKNYRAADRTPGKSLEMIFRNLLGNSSIPSQNQKVETYFKEESISIFA from the coding sequence ATGAAAATAGTTGTTATTAGTGAATGCAAGCCCAGGGAGATGATCGTCATAAACAAGATCCTCCAATTTCAGCCAAGAGCCGTGGTGGTGCAGCCCAGTTTTTCTAAGAAAAAGAAAAAAAGAGGTGTTGAGGTGTTGGCAAAACGGATGTTGGCAAAGCTTCGCCATCGAGCGTTGAAGCGGAAAATGGCCGTGACAGGAGAAGAAAGTGGTGCGATTTTAAATAAGGTGACTTTTGATGCGAAATTGCTAAATTCACCAGAGGGCATCGAGTTTATTAGGAGATTGTCTCCAGACCTGTTAATTACCTGCAGGGCACCTTTACTTGGCCATGAGATCACCCAGATTCCAAAATTGGCCACGATAAATATTCATTACGGAATTGCACCTGAATACCGGGGGAACGACACCCTTTTTTGGGCGCTCTATCAGAAAGATTATGGGCAAGTGGGAGGCACCATCCATCACATCAGCCAAGGGGTGGATACTGGAAATATCCTTGCCAGGGTCTATCCTGCGCTTGGTCCTGATGATGATGAGACTTCCGTGGATATCAAAACATCCCAGTTGCTCGCTGACACCCTCTATAAATATCTGGAAAAAATTGTTCAGGCACGACAGCCTATACCCGGGATCATTCAGCAGGGCAAAGGGAAGAATTACCGTGCTGCCGATAGGACACCAGGAAAAAGCCTTGAGATGATATTCCGGAACCTCTTGGGCAATTCATCCATCCCCAGCCAAAATCAAAAGGTGGAAACCTACTTCAAGGAAGAAAGCATCAGTATTTTTGCCTGA
- the cysD gene encoding sulfate adenylyltransferase subunit CysD: protein MKNTFVPNPKEAESIHIIREVAAQFEKPVLMFSGGKDSITLVRLAQKAFYPAKIPFPLLHVDTGHNFPETIEFRDRLVEELGLELIVANVQDSIDQGKVQEERGRYSSRNSLQTTTLLDAIEEHKFDACIGGARRDEEKARAKERVFSVRDDFGQWDEKNQRPELFDMLNGKIHHGQNVRAFPISNWTELDVWEYIKTENIKIPSIYFAHKRETFVRDGMIWTASEHVYREDHEEVEERMVRFRTVGDMTCTAAVLSEAETLEEVVDEIRASTISERGARIDDKRSEAAMENRKKVGYF, encoded by the coding sequence ATGAAAAATACGTTTGTTCCTAATCCGAAAGAGGCCGAATCCATTCACATCATCCGTGAAGTGGCTGCCCAATTCGAAAAACCAGTGTTGATGTTTTCCGGTGGAAAAGATTCCATCACCTTGGTAAGATTAGCTCAAAAGGCCTTTTATCCGGCAAAGATACCATTTCCATTGCTGCACGTGGACACTGGGCACAATTTTCCCGAAACGATCGAATTCCGTGACAGGCTGGTAGAGGAGCTAGGATTGGAACTGATCGTAGCCAATGTTCAGGACTCCATCGACCAAGGAAAAGTCCAGGAAGAGCGAGGTCGCTATTCCAGTAGAAATTCCCTGCAGACCACCACGCTGCTGGATGCCATCGAAGAGCACAAGTTTGACGCCTGTATCGGTGGAGCACGTAGGGACGAGGAAAAAGCAAGGGCCAAAGAACGGGTATTTTCCGTTCGGGACGACTTCGGCCAGTGGGATGAAAAAAATCAGCGTCCGGAGCTATTTGACATGCTGAACGGAAAAATCCATCATGGACAAAACGTGAGGGCATTCCCGATCTCCAATTGGACAGAGCTTGACGTATGGGAATACATCAAGACAGAAAACATCAAAATACCTTCCATCTATTTTGCCCATAAACGGGAGACATTTGTGCGGGACGGTATGATCTGGACGGCATCTGAACATGTGTACCGAGAAGACCACGAGGAAGTGGAAGAGCGAATGGTCCGCTTCAGAACAGTGGGTGACATGACCTGTACAGCAGCCGTACTTTCCGAAGCCGAAACATTGGAAGAAGTGGTGGACGAAATCCGGGCAAGTACAATTTCCGAACGTGGCGCCAGAATCGATGACAAGCGCTCCGAAGCCGCCATGGAAAACCGTAAAAAAGTAGGGTACTTTTAG